A stretch of Ptychodera flava strain L36383 unplaced genomic scaffold, AS_Pfla_20210202 Scaffold_38__1_contigs__length_1544198_pilon, whole genome shotgun sequence DNA encodes these proteins:
- the LOC139127870 gene encoding CAP-Gly domain-containing linker protein 1-like, producing the protein MSPPTYAEVMRMDLEHGRPACMIGSPPPYCDVTDGFVSSSGGPKFNTINRSHLRSGLSYSNSPEKQQLKLEKRKLEHKLHVTKKRLIASESSLTQSSRVIGVRSKHLLRDRDMALEAVEIEKQKAVEVKEKAQEEIMKSKERAKRQMLNMKRKTENQLRDMQHTMVEMRKKLQQQTEESEIVITEYRNKISGMKDKVDVAVKSAVKELTEERNQWKAATETLLDLADNREEQTRKMTKKVQRYGALLKEKRVLNLKLMKKEQHITNLKMRIAEAMDDIENCRDAAAVFYDGIIAELSEQMKEMENRETELQKRLMELTSLETRERGSLYKTEIRLTYYHLLTLGVSANNIEPVIRAVLNNLSPVDMKNVKLPKRTTAQRMRIEAGVLATVRGLVELDKRDDKSVAYYSDKSPKAQLEWLTHKFTLSPTQDERLTGSRTTFSIGIRPIAGGKAQDTLDDLISHIDDLQRIATDLGIKNPADVVSLCNIKAKMSDRAATETKLTSLLIEAKTRELESKLTNWHSLTNVERERMTRVYAFTCGAHKVHNTSEAMNKAAIDHLYTGDELSSRGLIGAKKHIYEADKLLCTEARKEYSEGKDFRAYCLTEEKVAESACGLFRPIVGSRYLVYFHCSIPTFIGQEFIQTFLINEREAKGSWNRLEKAVYDGYFDDRILAEERTYGILYTEVLLPLLTKCKVASDPLAMNECYTTAVTKLRQWSEEPELIFNENDHIWPDVTLHYPEYMQKIREKHQTDDLVIELLKVCCKAGAQKLKDHATEHLPGGLYGDPSLEQHKAALVSYRLQQMTLVKVILEC; encoded by the coding sequence ATGTCACCACCAACATATGCTGAGGTGATGAGAATGGACCTTGAACATGGAAGGCCTGCTTGCATGATAGGATCCCCACCACCCTACTGTGACGTTACTGATGGTTTTGTTTCCAGCAGTGGAGGCCCAAAGTTTAATACCATTAATAGATCACACCTTCGTAGCGGCTTGAGTTACAGTAATTCACCAGAAAAGCAACAGTTAAAACTTGAAAAACGGAAGTTGGAACATAAACTACATGTAACAAAAAAACGTCTCATAGCAAGTGAGTCTTCACTTACACAATCAAGCAGAGTAATTGGTGTCAGGAGTAAGCATCTACTAAGGGACAGAGATATGGCATTAGAAGCTGTTGAAATAGAAAAGCAGAAAGCTGTTGAAGTGAAAGAAAAGGCACAGGAGGAAATCATGAAGTCAAAGGAAAGAGCTAAAAGACAGATGCTGAATATGAAAAGGAAAACTGAAAATCAACTGAGAGATATGCAGCATACTATGGTTGAAATGCGCAAGAAACTACAACAACAGACAGAAGAGAGTGAAATAGTTATTACAGAATACAGAAACAAGATCAGTGGCATGAAAGATAAGGTAGATGTGGCAGTTAAAAGTGCTGTAAAAGAATTAACTGAAGAAAGAAATCAGTGGAAGGCTGCCACAGAGACCCTTCTTGACTTGGCTGATAACAGAGAAGAGCAAACACGGAAAATGACAAAGAAAGTACAGAGATACGGTGCTTTGCTGAAGGAGAAGCGTGTCCTGaatttgaaattaatgaaaaaagaGCAACATATAACAAATCTCAAGATGCGTATCGCAGAAGCAATGGATGACATTGAGAATTGTAGAGATGCAGCGGCTGTATTTTATGATGGCATAATTGCTGAATTAAGTgaacaaatgaaagaaatggaaaacagagagacagagctACAGAAGAGATTAATGGAATTAACTAGCTTAGAAACAAGAGAGAGAGGTTCCCTGTACAAGACTGAAATAAGACTCACTTACTATCATCTCCTAACATTGGGTGTCAGTGCAAACAACATAGAACCAGTCATTCGTGCAGTGCTGAATAACCTTTCTCCTGTTGACATGAAGAACGTCAAACTACCGAAGAGAACTACTGCTCAACGCATGAGAATAGAGGCTGGTGTTCTTGCAACAGTGAGGGGGCTAGTTGAACTTGATAAAAGGGATGATAAATCTGTGGCTTATTACTCAGATAAAAGTCCAAAAGCACAGCTTGAATGGCTTACTCATAAGTTCACTTTGTCACCAACCCAGGATGAGCGCCTCACAGGATCAAGAACAACTTTCTCTATCGGCATTCGCCCCATTGCAGGTGGTAAGGCTCAAGACACATTAGATGATTTAATCAGCCACATAGACGACTTGCAGAGAATAGCCACAGATCTTGGTATTAAGAACCCTGCAGATGTAGTTTCGCTATGTAACATTAAGGCGAAAATGTCTGACAGAGCGGCCACCGAGACTAAGCTTACCAGTCTTCTGATAGAGGCAAAGACACGTGAACTTGAAAGCAAACTTACGAACTGGCATTCTCTGACCAAtgttgagagagagaggatgACCAGAGTGTATGCATTCACTTGTGGTGCACATAAGGTCCATAACACAAGTGAAGCCATGAACAAAGCAGCAATCGACCATTTGTATACAGGTGATGAACTATCTTCTAGAGGACTGATAGGAGCAAAAAAACATATCTATGAGGCAGACAAACTGctgtgtacagaagcgagaaaggAATACTCTGAAGGGAAGGATTTCAGAGCATACTGCCTGACGGAAGAAAAAGTGGCTGAATCTGCTTGCGGGCTGTTTAGACCCATCGTTGGATCACGATATCTGGTATATTTTCATTGTTCAATTCCCACATTCATAGGGCAGGAGTTCATACAGACATTCTTAATCAATGAAAGGGAAGCTAAAGGTTCATGGAACAGACTTGAAAAGGCTGTTTATGATGGATATTTTGACGACAGAATTCTTGCTGAAGAACGTACATATGGTATACTCTACACAGAGGTGCTCCTTCCACTACTGACCAAGTGCAAGGTTGCTTCAGATCCTTTGGCCATGAATGAGTGTTACACAACTGCTGTGACAAAACTCCGGCAGTGGTCAGAAGAACCCGAactcattttcaatgaaaacgaTCATATCTGGCCAGATGTCACATTGCACTATCCAGAGTACATGCAGAAAATCAGAGAGAAGCATCAAACAGATGACTTAGTCATTGAGCTGCTGAAGGTATGTTGCAAAGCTGGTGCACAAAAACTCAAAGACCATGCCACAGAGCATCTTCCAGGTGGCTTGTATGGTGACCCATCTTTGGAGCAACACAAAGCCGCTCTAGTCTCATACCGACTGCAACAAATGACACTTGTGAAAGTGATTTTGGAATGTTAA